A genomic segment from Oryctolagus cuniculus chromosome 16 unlocalized genomic scaffold, mOryCun1.1 SUPER_16_unloc_1, whole genome shotgun sequence encodes:
- the PRR36 gene encoding proline-rich protein 36 isoform X1 gives MDKRDKAKAGAAARTPASRPPGLPTPKPPGSPRPPPPVTAAALRLLGAAGRRAQAGRAGALGTAALPEVAPGAGATRSAGAGPRSPASRAPAAGRGERAPARTPGPGSACSPGRVSGTTSFVPRPGPVGQKGLRPPAEEPVARGKAAETPRKGTLNAGPQRDSAASATGSPAMARRSRPAGAEVGLPRPAPSARPRPPAEAPKKSVGSSGERSAAEPSPVARRRPTAGGGLQRPASRPPASSATPLSSPARSGAPSRGTPRAPTQPKSKGPQALRLPQATPSRKEVAPSATPSPAASTTRQAPPPPSTAAPLPTTLPPSPPTTPPPADGLRLQAPPPMPAPPHPQVLPCPLAMPFPPAPAPSAPLALQTLPSPPATPPSQVPPPHLATSFSEASAPLLSTAASLSPASVQSTPPAQASLTLPPVPTLPSPLATPPPSAPLSPATPPLQAPPQPMSSLTEPPRSALSAQTTPPPQATPSPPPPPFQATPLSQDPLLLEAPLLSPSASPPLQGPPSPLVTAPPQATPLLQAPPSQATRCPPALYTPQSTLSAGSGPVQATPSPLATPPVQTQPLALPPLQVPTSHPATHPSPLPSPPASPSLQGPLARTSPPLSPLATPPLQASPSLGPSSALTPSPPQTPPSLVLPLLQAPESPLTTPPLQAPPSALTPHPPQTPPSLVLPLLQAPESPLTTPSLQAPSSLTLSPLQALPSPLTPPPPQALPSLVLPPLQALEPLLATPPLQVPVSPLTTPPLQAQPSSLTPPPPQAPPSLVLPPLQASESPLTTPPLQTSPSSLTPPPPQAPPSLVLPPLQASESPQITLSLQAPSSLASPPLQAPPSSLTPPPSQAPPSLVLPPLQAPESPLTTPPPQAPPSPPASPRPQTPRRPPTPGPDAALSGPRLTLALAPGPPPPPSRSPSSTLSGPDLAGHSSSATSTPEELRGYDSGPEGGAAASPPADADLAACHPAAWSRGGASLRGAAGASLPWPPVAGPGSADGLCTIYEAEGPECAAPGPGALDAGPEPSAGGGKAPAGTAPGTPTRSPKAARLGELPLGALQASVVQHLLSRTLLLAAAEGAAGGGGGAGPGGAGSGGVAGGSRTALSDAELGRWAELLSPLDESRASITSVTSFSPDDVASPQGDWTVVEVETFH, from the exons CCGGGCTCTGCCTGTAGCCCTGGGCGTGTCAGTGGGACCACCAG CTTTgtccccaggccaggccctgttGGCCAGAAGGGACTTCGGCCCCCAGCTGAGGAACCTGTAGCCAGAGGAAAAGCTGCAGAGACCCCTAGAAAGGGCACCCTGAACGCGGGGCCGCAGAGAG ACTCTGCAGCGTCCGCCACAGGCTCCCCGGCCATGGCCCGACGTTCCCGGCCCGCAGGTGCCGAAGTGGGACTCCCCCGGCCAGCTCCCAGTGCCCGACCGCGGCccccagctgaggctcccaagAAATCCGTCGGCAGTTCCGGGGAGCGCAGCGCCGCAGAGCCCAGTCCAGTAGCTAGGAGGCGCCCCACTGCCGGTGGGGGCCTCCAGAGGCCGGCTTCGCGTCCCCCGGCTTCCAGTGCCACCCCACTATCCTCCCCTGCGCGCTCTGGGGCCCCATCCCGTGGAACTCCGCGGGCTCCCACGCAGCCCAAGTCCAAGGGGCCCCAGGCACTGCGTCTCCCGCAGGCCACGCCCTCAAGGAAGGAGGTGGCTCCCTCGGCCACGCCCTCTCCCGCGGCTAGCACCACCCggcaggccccgcctcctccaAGCACAGCCGCTCCCCTGCCcaccacactccctccctccccaccgaCCACGCCCCCTCCAGCAGACGGGCTCCGCCTCCAGGCCCCACCCCCCATgccggccccaccccacccacaggtCCTACCCTGTCCTTTGGCCATGCCCTTTCCACCGGCCCCCGCTCCCTCTGCTCCACTCGCTCTGcagaccctcccctccccaccagccacGCCCCCTTCTCAAGTTCCGCCCCCACACCTGGCTACATCCTTTTCCGAGGCGTCTGCCCCTCTACTGTCCACAGCGGCTTCTCTGTCTCCAGCTTCTGTGCAGAGCACGCCTCCCGCCCAGGCTTCTCTTACTTTGCCTCCTGTTccaactctcccctctcccttggcCACACCTCCTCCGTCTGCTCCTTTATCGCCAGCCACGCCCCCTCTGCAAGCCCCGCCTCAACCAATGTCTTCATTAACCGAGCCCCCTCGGTCGGCCTTATCTGCCCAGACCACGCCCCCTCCACAGGCCACTCCTTCCCCGCCTCCACCTCCTTTTCAAGCCACGCCTCTCTCACAGGACCCTCTTCTGCTTGAAGCACCTCTGCTGTCCCCCTCAGCCTCCCCGCCTCTGCAgggccctccctctcctctggtCACAGCCCCTCCGCAGGCCACGCCCCTCCTACAGGCCCCACCTTCACAGGCCACTCGCTGTCCTCCAGCTCTGTACACTCCGCAGAGTACCCTTTCTGCGGGTTCAGGCCCTGTGCAGGCCACGCCTTCTCCCTTAGCCACACCCCCTGTGCAAACCCAGCCTCTGGCCTTGCCCCCTCTGCAGGTTCCAACCTCTCACCCTGCCACACacccttcaccccttccctctcctccagcctcaccctccCTGCAGGGTCCCCTGGCTCgtacctcccctcccctctctcctttggCCACGCCCCCTCTGCAGGCCTCCCCTTCCCTGGGCCCGTCCTCTGCCCTGACCCCATCCCCTCCACAGACTCCTCCTTCCCTGGTCTTGCCCCTTCTGCAGGCCCCTGAATCCCCATTGACCACACCCCCTCTGCAGGCCCCGCCCTCTGCCCTGACCCCACACCCTCCACAGACTCCTCCTTCCCTGGTCTTGCCCCTTCTGCAGGCCCCTGAATCCCCACTGACCACGCCCTCTCTGCAGGCCCCTTCTTCCCTGACCTTGTCCCCTCTGCAGGCCCTGCCTTCTCCTCtgaccccaccccctccacagGCCCTTCCTTCCCTAGTCTTGCCTCCCCTGCAGGCCCTTGAACCCCTACTGGCCACGCCCCCTCTGCAGGTCCCTGTCTCTCCACTGACCACGCCCCCTCTACAGGCCCAACCCTCTTCTCTGACCCCGCCCCCTCCACAGGCCCCTCCTTCCCTAGTCTTGCCTCCCCTGCAGGCCTCTGAATCCCCATTGACCACGCCCCCTCTGCAGACCTCACCCTCCTCTTTGACCCCGCCCCCTCCACAGGCCCCTCCTTCCCTAGTCTTGCCTCCCCTGCAGGCCTCTGAATCCCCGCAGATCACGCTCTCTCTGCAGGccccttcttccctggcctcgCCCCCTCTACAGGCCCCACCCTCTTCTCTGACCCCGCCCCCTTCACAGGCCCCTCCTTCCCTAGTCTTGCCGCCTCTGCAGGCCCCTGAATCCCCGCTGACCACGCCCCCTCCGCAAGCCCCGCCCTCTCCCCCCGCTTCTCCGCGCCCGCAGACCCCACGCCGCCCCCCGACCCCAGGTCCCGATGCCGCGCTGTCGGGCCCACGGCTGACCCTGGCGCTGGCCCCCGgcccgccgccgcctccctcgCGCAGCCCGTCCAGTACGCTGAGCGGCCCGGACCTGGCCGGCCACAGCAGCAGTGCCACCAGCACGCCGGAGGAGCTGCGCGGCTACGACAGCGGCCCCGAGGGCGGTGCCGCGGCCTCCCCGCCGGCCGACGCCGACCTGGCCGCCTGCCACCCGGCCGCCTGGAGCCGAGGTGGAGCCAGCCTCCGCGGCGCCGCAG GAGCGTCGCTGCCGTGGCCTCCGGTCGCCGGGCCGGGCTCGGCTGACGGCCTGTGCACCATCTACGAGGCTGAGGGGCCCGAGTGTGCGGCCCCCGGCCCAGGCGCGCTGGATGCGGGGCCGGAGCCCAGCGCCGGCGGCGGCAAGGCGCCGGCGGGGACGGCGCCCGGGACCCCGACCCGCAGCCCGAAGGCGGCGCGCTTGGGCGAGCTGCCGCTGGGGGCGCTGCAGGCCAGCGTCGTGCAGCACCTGCTGAGCCGAACGCTGCTGCTGGCGGCCGCCGAGGGCgctgcgggcggcggcggcggcgcgggccccGGAGGCGCGGGGAGCGGCGGCGTGGCAGGCGGCTCCCGGACTGCGCTCAGCGACGCCGAACTGGGCCGCTGGGCAGAGTTGCTGTCTCCCCTGGACGAGTCCCGGGCCAGCATCACCTCGGTCACCAGCTTCTCCCCGGACGATGTGGCTTCCCCACAGGGGGACTGGACCGTGGTGGAGGTGGAGACCTTCCACTGA
- the PRR36 gene encoding proline-rich protein 36 isoform X3, which produces MNVVCTSGRGHRGRDGQERQGEGRGRRADAGFSSSRPSDPQAPRVSSTPAPCHRRSSPVAGGCGAKGPGWAGRGPRHSGSSGGGSWSRSDTERWSRPPEPRPGPVGQKGLRPPAEEPVARGKAAETPRKGTLNAGPQRDSAASATGSPAMARRSRPAGAEVGLPRPAPSARPRPPAEAPKKSVGSSGERSAAEPSPVARRRPTAGGGLQRPASRPPASSATPLSSPARSGAPSRGTPRAPTQPKSKGPQALRLPQATPSRKEVAPSATPSPAASTTRQAPPPPSTAAPLPTTLPPSPPTTPPPADGLRLQAPPPMPAPPHPQVLPCPLAMPFPPAPAPSAPLALQTLPSPPATPPSQVPPPHLATSFSEASAPLLSTAASLSPASVQSTPPAQASLTLPPVPTLPSPLATPPPSAPLSPATPPLQAPPQPMSSLTEPPRSALSAQTTPPPQATPSPPPPPFQATPLSQDPLLLEAPLLSPSASPPLQGPPSPLVTAPPQATPLLQAPPSQATRCPPALYTPQSTLSAGSGPVQATPSPLATPPVQTQPLALPPLQVPTSHPATHPSPLPSPPASPSLQGPLARTSPPLSPLATPPLQASPSLGPSSALTPSPPQTPPSLVLPLLQAPESPLTTPPLQAPPSALTPHPPQTPPSLVLPLLQAPESPLTTPSLQAPSSLTLSPLQALPSPLTPPPPQALPSLVLPPLQALEPLLATPPLQVPVSPLTTPPLQAQPSSLTPPPPQAPPSLVLPPLQASESPLTTPPLQTSPSSLTPPPPQAPPSLVLPPLQASESPQITLSLQAPSSLASPPLQAPPSSLTPPPSQAPPSLVLPPLQAPESPLTTPPPQAPPSPPASPRPQTPRRPPTPGPDAALSGPRLTLALAPGPPPPPSRSPSSTLSGPDLAGHSSSATSTPEELRGYDSGPEGGAAASPPADADLAACHPAAWSRGGASLRGAAGASLPWPPVAGPGSADGLCTIYEAEGPECAAPGPGALDAGPEPSAGGGKAPAGTAPGTPTRSPKAARLGELPLGALQASVVQHLLSRTLLLAAAEGAAGGGGGAGPGGAGSGGVAGGSRTALSDAELGRWAELLSPLDESRASITSVTSFSPDDVASPQGDWTVVEVETFH; this is translated from the exons gccaggccctgttGGCCAGAAGGGACTTCGGCCCCCAGCTGAGGAACCTGTAGCCAGAGGAAAAGCTGCAGAGACCCCTAGAAAGGGCACCCTGAACGCGGGGCCGCAGAGAG ACTCTGCAGCGTCCGCCACAGGCTCCCCGGCCATGGCCCGACGTTCCCGGCCCGCAGGTGCCGAAGTGGGACTCCCCCGGCCAGCTCCCAGTGCCCGACCGCGGCccccagctgaggctcccaagAAATCCGTCGGCAGTTCCGGGGAGCGCAGCGCCGCAGAGCCCAGTCCAGTAGCTAGGAGGCGCCCCACTGCCGGTGGGGGCCTCCAGAGGCCGGCTTCGCGTCCCCCGGCTTCCAGTGCCACCCCACTATCCTCCCCTGCGCGCTCTGGGGCCCCATCCCGTGGAACTCCGCGGGCTCCCACGCAGCCCAAGTCCAAGGGGCCCCAGGCACTGCGTCTCCCGCAGGCCACGCCCTCAAGGAAGGAGGTGGCTCCCTCGGCCACGCCCTCTCCCGCGGCTAGCACCACCCggcaggccccgcctcctccaAGCACAGCCGCTCCCCTGCCcaccacactccctccctccccaccgaCCACGCCCCCTCCAGCAGACGGGCTCCGCCTCCAGGCCCCACCCCCCATgccggccccaccccacccacaggtCCTACCCTGTCCTTTGGCCATGCCCTTTCCACCGGCCCCCGCTCCCTCTGCTCCACTCGCTCTGcagaccctcccctccccaccagccacGCCCCCTTCTCAAGTTCCGCCCCCACACCTGGCTACATCCTTTTCCGAGGCGTCTGCCCCTCTACTGTCCACAGCGGCTTCTCTGTCTCCAGCTTCTGTGCAGAGCACGCCTCCCGCCCAGGCTTCTCTTACTTTGCCTCCTGTTccaactctcccctctcccttggcCACACCTCCTCCGTCTGCTCCTTTATCGCCAGCCACGCCCCCTCTGCAAGCCCCGCCTCAACCAATGTCTTCATTAACCGAGCCCCCTCGGTCGGCCTTATCTGCCCAGACCACGCCCCCTCCACAGGCCACTCCTTCCCCGCCTCCACCTCCTTTTCAAGCCACGCCTCTCTCACAGGACCCTCTTCTGCTTGAAGCACCTCTGCTGTCCCCCTCAGCCTCCCCGCCTCTGCAgggccctccctctcctctggtCACAGCCCCTCCGCAGGCCACGCCCCTCCTACAGGCCCCACCTTCACAGGCCACTCGCTGTCCTCCAGCTCTGTACACTCCGCAGAGTACCCTTTCTGCGGGTTCAGGCCCTGTGCAGGCCACGCCTTCTCCCTTAGCCACACCCCCTGTGCAAACCCAGCCTCTGGCCTTGCCCCCTCTGCAGGTTCCAACCTCTCACCCTGCCACACacccttcaccccttccctctcctccagcctcaccctccCTGCAGGGTCCCCTGGCTCgtacctcccctcccctctctcctttggCCACGCCCCCTCTGCAGGCCTCCCCTTCCCTGGGCCCGTCCTCTGCCCTGACCCCATCCCCTCCACAGACTCCTCCTTCCCTGGTCTTGCCCCTTCTGCAGGCCCCTGAATCCCCATTGACCACACCCCCTCTGCAGGCCCCGCCCTCTGCCCTGACCCCACACCCTCCACAGACTCCTCCTTCCCTGGTCTTGCCCCTTCTGCAGGCCCCTGAATCCCCACTGACCACGCCCTCTCTGCAGGCCCCTTCTTCCCTGACCTTGTCCCCTCTGCAGGCCCTGCCTTCTCCTCtgaccccaccccctccacagGCCCTTCCTTCCCTAGTCTTGCCTCCCCTGCAGGCCCTTGAACCCCTACTGGCCACGCCCCCTCTGCAGGTCCCTGTCTCTCCACTGACCACGCCCCCTCTACAGGCCCAACCCTCTTCTCTGACCCCGCCCCCTCCACAGGCCCCTCCTTCCCTAGTCTTGCCTCCCCTGCAGGCCTCTGAATCCCCATTGACCACGCCCCCTCTGCAGACCTCACCCTCCTCTTTGACCCCGCCCCCTCCACAGGCCCCTCCTTCCCTAGTCTTGCCTCCCCTGCAGGCCTCTGAATCCCCGCAGATCACGCTCTCTCTGCAGGccccttcttccctggcctcgCCCCCTCTACAGGCCCCACCCTCTTCTCTGACCCCGCCCCCTTCACAGGCCCCTCCTTCCCTAGTCTTGCCGCCTCTGCAGGCCCCTGAATCCCCGCTGACCACGCCCCCTCCGCAAGCCCCGCCCTCTCCCCCCGCTTCTCCGCGCCCGCAGACCCCACGCCGCCCCCCGACCCCAGGTCCCGATGCCGCGCTGTCGGGCCCACGGCTGACCCTGGCGCTGGCCCCCGgcccgccgccgcctccctcgCGCAGCCCGTCCAGTACGCTGAGCGGCCCGGACCTGGCCGGCCACAGCAGCAGTGCCACCAGCACGCCGGAGGAGCTGCGCGGCTACGACAGCGGCCCCGAGGGCGGTGCCGCGGCCTCCCCGCCGGCCGACGCCGACCTGGCCGCCTGCCACCCGGCCGCCTGGAGCCGAGGTGGAGCCAGCCTCCGCGGCGCCGCAG GAGCGTCGCTGCCGTGGCCTCCGGTCGCCGGGCCGGGCTCGGCTGACGGCCTGTGCACCATCTACGAGGCTGAGGGGCCCGAGTGTGCGGCCCCCGGCCCAGGCGCGCTGGATGCGGGGCCGGAGCCCAGCGCCGGCGGCGGCAAGGCGCCGGCGGGGACGGCGCCCGGGACCCCGACCCGCAGCCCGAAGGCGGCGCGCTTGGGCGAGCTGCCGCTGGGGGCGCTGCAGGCCAGCGTCGTGCAGCACCTGCTGAGCCGAACGCTGCTGCTGGCGGCCGCCGAGGGCgctgcgggcggcggcggcggcgcgggccccGGAGGCGCGGGGAGCGGCGGCGTGGCAGGCGGCTCCCGGACTGCGCTCAGCGACGCCGAACTGGGCCGCTGGGCAGAGTTGCTGTCTCCCCTGGACGAGTCCCGGGCCAGCATCACCTCGGTCACCAGCTTCTCCCCGGACGATGTGGCTTCCCCACAGGGGGACTGGACCGTGGTGGAGGTGGAGACCTTCCACTGA
- the PRR36 gene encoding proline-rich protein 36 isoform X2: MDKRDKAKAGAAARTPASRPPGLPTPKPPGSPRPPPPVTAAALRLLGAAGRRAQAGRAGALGTAALPEVAPGAGATRSAGAGPRSPASRAPAAGRGERAPARTPGPGSACSPGRVSGTTRPGPVGQKGLRPPAEEPVARGKAAETPRKGTLNAGPQRDSAASATGSPAMARRSRPAGAEVGLPRPAPSARPRPPAEAPKKSVGSSGERSAAEPSPVARRRPTAGGGLQRPASRPPASSATPLSSPARSGAPSRGTPRAPTQPKSKGPQALRLPQATPSRKEVAPSATPSPAASTTRQAPPPPSTAAPLPTTLPPSPPTTPPPADGLRLQAPPPMPAPPHPQVLPCPLAMPFPPAPAPSAPLALQTLPSPPATPPSQVPPPHLATSFSEASAPLLSTAASLSPASVQSTPPAQASLTLPPVPTLPSPLATPPPSAPLSPATPPLQAPPQPMSSLTEPPRSALSAQTTPPPQATPSPPPPPFQATPLSQDPLLLEAPLLSPSASPPLQGPPSPLVTAPPQATPLLQAPPSQATRCPPALYTPQSTLSAGSGPVQATPSPLATPPVQTQPLALPPLQVPTSHPATHPSPLPSPPASPSLQGPLARTSPPLSPLATPPLQASPSLGPSSALTPSPPQTPPSLVLPLLQAPESPLTTPPLQAPPSALTPHPPQTPPSLVLPLLQAPESPLTTPSLQAPSSLTLSPLQALPSPLTPPPPQALPSLVLPPLQALEPLLATPPLQVPVSPLTTPPLQAQPSSLTPPPPQAPPSLVLPPLQASESPLTTPPLQTSPSSLTPPPPQAPPSLVLPPLQASESPQITLSLQAPSSLASPPLQAPPSSLTPPPSQAPPSLVLPPLQAPESPLTTPPPQAPPSPPASPRPQTPRRPPTPGPDAALSGPRLTLALAPGPPPPPSRSPSSTLSGPDLAGHSSSATSTPEELRGYDSGPEGGAAASPPADADLAACHPAAWSRGGASLRGAAGASLPWPPVAGPGSADGLCTIYEAEGPECAAPGPGALDAGPEPSAGGGKAPAGTAPGTPTRSPKAARLGELPLGALQASVVQHLLSRTLLLAAAEGAAGGGGGAGPGGAGSGGVAGGSRTALSDAELGRWAELLSPLDESRASITSVTSFSPDDVASPQGDWTVVEVETFH, encoded by the exons CCGGGCTCTGCCTGTAGCCCTGGGCGTGTCAGTGGGACCACCAG gccaggccctgttGGCCAGAAGGGACTTCGGCCCCCAGCTGAGGAACCTGTAGCCAGAGGAAAAGCTGCAGAGACCCCTAGAAAGGGCACCCTGAACGCGGGGCCGCAGAGAG ACTCTGCAGCGTCCGCCACAGGCTCCCCGGCCATGGCCCGACGTTCCCGGCCCGCAGGTGCCGAAGTGGGACTCCCCCGGCCAGCTCCCAGTGCCCGACCGCGGCccccagctgaggctcccaagAAATCCGTCGGCAGTTCCGGGGAGCGCAGCGCCGCAGAGCCCAGTCCAGTAGCTAGGAGGCGCCCCACTGCCGGTGGGGGCCTCCAGAGGCCGGCTTCGCGTCCCCCGGCTTCCAGTGCCACCCCACTATCCTCCCCTGCGCGCTCTGGGGCCCCATCCCGTGGAACTCCGCGGGCTCCCACGCAGCCCAAGTCCAAGGGGCCCCAGGCACTGCGTCTCCCGCAGGCCACGCCCTCAAGGAAGGAGGTGGCTCCCTCGGCCACGCCCTCTCCCGCGGCTAGCACCACCCggcaggccccgcctcctccaAGCACAGCCGCTCCCCTGCCcaccacactccctccctccccaccgaCCACGCCCCCTCCAGCAGACGGGCTCCGCCTCCAGGCCCCACCCCCCATgccggccccaccccacccacaggtCCTACCCTGTCCTTTGGCCATGCCCTTTCCACCGGCCCCCGCTCCCTCTGCTCCACTCGCTCTGcagaccctcccctccccaccagccacGCCCCCTTCTCAAGTTCCGCCCCCACACCTGGCTACATCCTTTTCCGAGGCGTCTGCCCCTCTACTGTCCACAGCGGCTTCTCTGTCTCCAGCTTCTGTGCAGAGCACGCCTCCCGCCCAGGCTTCTCTTACTTTGCCTCCTGTTccaactctcccctctcccttggcCACACCTCCTCCGTCTGCTCCTTTATCGCCAGCCACGCCCCCTCTGCAAGCCCCGCCTCAACCAATGTCTTCATTAACCGAGCCCCCTCGGTCGGCCTTATCTGCCCAGACCACGCCCCCTCCACAGGCCACTCCTTCCCCGCCTCCACCTCCTTTTCAAGCCACGCCTCTCTCACAGGACCCTCTTCTGCTTGAAGCACCTCTGCTGTCCCCCTCAGCCTCCCCGCCTCTGCAgggccctccctctcctctggtCACAGCCCCTCCGCAGGCCACGCCCCTCCTACAGGCCCCACCTTCACAGGCCACTCGCTGTCCTCCAGCTCTGTACACTCCGCAGAGTACCCTTTCTGCGGGTTCAGGCCCTGTGCAGGCCACGCCTTCTCCCTTAGCCACACCCCCTGTGCAAACCCAGCCTCTGGCCTTGCCCCCTCTGCAGGTTCCAACCTCTCACCCTGCCACACacccttcaccccttccctctcctccagcctcaccctccCTGCAGGGTCCCCTGGCTCgtacctcccctcccctctctcctttggCCACGCCCCCTCTGCAGGCCTCCCCTTCCCTGGGCCCGTCCTCTGCCCTGACCCCATCCCCTCCACAGACTCCTCCTTCCCTGGTCTTGCCCCTTCTGCAGGCCCCTGAATCCCCATTGACCACACCCCCTCTGCAGGCCCCGCCCTCTGCCCTGACCCCACACCCTCCACAGACTCCTCCTTCCCTGGTCTTGCCCCTTCTGCAGGCCCCTGAATCCCCACTGACCACGCCCTCTCTGCAGGCCCCTTCTTCCCTGACCTTGTCCCCTCTGCAGGCCCTGCCTTCTCCTCtgaccccaccccctccacagGCCCTTCCTTCCCTAGTCTTGCCTCCCCTGCAGGCCCTTGAACCCCTACTGGCCACGCCCCCTCTGCAGGTCCCTGTCTCTCCACTGACCACGCCCCCTCTACAGGCCCAACCCTCTTCTCTGACCCCGCCCCCTCCACAGGCCCCTCCTTCCCTAGTCTTGCCTCCCCTGCAGGCCTCTGAATCCCCATTGACCACGCCCCCTCTGCAGACCTCACCCTCCTCTTTGACCCCGCCCCCTCCACAGGCCCCTCCTTCCCTAGTCTTGCCTCCCCTGCAGGCCTCTGAATCCCCGCAGATCACGCTCTCTCTGCAGGccccttcttccctggcctcgCCCCCTCTACAGGCCCCACCCTCTTCTCTGACCCCGCCCCCTTCACAGGCCCCTCCTTCCCTAGTCTTGCCGCCTCTGCAGGCCCCTGAATCCCCGCTGACCACGCCCCCTCCGCAAGCCCCGCCCTCTCCCCCCGCTTCTCCGCGCCCGCAGACCCCACGCCGCCCCCCGACCCCAGGTCCCGATGCCGCGCTGTCGGGCCCACGGCTGACCCTGGCGCTGGCCCCCGgcccgccgccgcctccctcgCGCAGCCCGTCCAGTACGCTGAGCGGCCCGGACCTGGCCGGCCACAGCAGCAGTGCCACCAGCACGCCGGAGGAGCTGCGCGGCTACGACAGCGGCCCCGAGGGCGGTGCCGCGGCCTCCCCGCCGGCCGACGCCGACCTGGCCGCCTGCCACCCGGCCGCCTGGAGCCGAGGTGGAGCCAGCCTCCGCGGCGCCGCAG GAGCGTCGCTGCCGTGGCCTCCGGTCGCCGGGCCGGGCTCGGCTGACGGCCTGTGCACCATCTACGAGGCTGAGGGGCCCGAGTGTGCGGCCCCCGGCCCAGGCGCGCTGGATGCGGGGCCGGAGCCCAGCGCCGGCGGCGGCAAGGCGCCGGCGGGGACGGCGCCCGGGACCCCGACCCGCAGCCCGAAGGCGGCGCGCTTGGGCGAGCTGCCGCTGGGGGCGCTGCAGGCCAGCGTCGTGCAGCACCTGCTGAGCCGAACGCTGCTGCTGGCGGCCGCCGAGGGCgctgcgggcggcggcggcggcgcgggccccGGAGGCGCGGGGAGCGGCGGCGTGGCAGGCGGCTCCCGGACTGCGCTCAGCGACGCCGAACTGGGCCGCTGGGCAGAGTTGCTGTCTCCCCTGGACGAGTCCCGGGCCAGCATCACCTCGGTCACCAGCTTCTCCCCGGACGATGTGGCTTCCCCACAGGGGGACTGGACCGTGGTGGAGGTGGAGACCTTCCACTGA